One part of the Vanessa tameamea isolate UH-Manoa-2023 chromosome 8, ilVanTame1 primary haplotype, whole genome shotgun sequence genome encodes these proteins:
- the LOC113400023 gene encoding sugar transporter SWEET1, with the protein MYLSDLKDLVSSLAVITTILQFLSGSLVCKQYVVNGTTSESSPLPFICGFISSGLWLLYGLTKQDNKIILVNSFGIVLTVSYVLVFYIYTIKKTSVLRQFLLSITIYVFTIGYMSVEEDNEVLLSRLGLSACSLTLLTIAAPMIKLFYVIRTKCTDCLPFPMIFMSLIVSSLWFVYGVIEEDIYLSVPNFIGVVLALAQLSLFVIFPSIPHSPLISKTTLA; encoded by the exons ATGTACCTATCAGACTTAAAAGATCTTGTGTCAAGTTTAGCAGTTATAACTACGATACTACAATTTTTATCTGGCTC TCTCGTTTGCAAACAATATGTGGTTAATGGGACAACATCAGAATCTTCGCCGCTACCTTTTATATGCGGCTTTATATC ATCGGGTCTCTGGCTTTTGTATGGACTGACAAAACaggacaataaaataattttagttaatagTTTTGGTATAGTTTTAACGGTCTCatatgttttagtattttatatttacactatCAAGAAAACATCTGTGTTAAGGCAATTTTTACTGTCTATTACAATATATGTCTTCACAATTGGCTATATGTCAGTGGAGGAAGACAATGAAGTACTTTTGAGTAGATTAG GGTTATCAGCCTGTTCTCTTACTTTGTTAACAATTGCTGCACCAATGATCaagcttttttatgttattagaaCAAAATGTACAGATTGTCTTCCTTTTCCAATGATATTCATGTCATTGATTGTGTCAAGTCTGTGGTTTGTTTATGGTGTAATAGAAGAAGATATATATCTATCG gtACCAAATTTTATTGGTGTTGTCTTGGCCTTGGCGCAGCTTTCATTGTTTGTGATATTTCCTAGTATTCCACATTCACCTCTTATATCTAAGACAACTCtagcttaa
- the LOC113400020 gene encoding uncharacterized protein LOC113400020 translates to MDNVRNFKFLLLGSFVVTIVYTIYPKLYIGTSEPIQKYRQENFIQFYNGTEDFLIDTPGCFIPNYMKTMKFKEVHDTKKRCGERTVFIKKISNDVVLFTINEIKMRYYTKKKYSCCFQFAGPSYVSGKIDYTSLRYSSCIDFKNGTETVLKEEVITVKCTHNSDKKLIIYEDAYAILKKIKRTYEKRDDERPWNILILGMDTISRGRAYSSLPKTTDYMLRHDWLDYRGYQKVGYNTFPNVMSLLTGKNMSTIYKACSSGMDKCNHMILWSQFQKAGYVTATGEDYLRLPDTFGKYGYKTSPTDHYLRPLFLTGEHSYGNLVCTKKMASPNHILDYATAFSDTYKDDKFFGMFWFNSYSHNLENKPQLIDDAIVNFFNNLNSSGVMNNTFILFLSDHGMRYGKMREQVESYYAERLPMLFMWVPDDFRKMHLQEYTNLEINQNRLITPYDLRLTLWDIMVKSKITTDKIDSEACPKCDSIFNEISPYRNCADANVDEKWCTCHTMKSVDQKDKDVKLSIDFVVTYLQNKTKYIETTSCMKCAVLSLKTILRTHTYRDESFNSTYFVLALLMTPANIGYEATIVKRNGELSIMQPTYTITSYNTRGNCVIEPNHRSYCVCEKTAKCKIKH, encoded by the exons ATGGAtaacgtaagaaattttaaatttctattattggGTTCGTTTGTTGTGACAATAGTCTACACTATATATCCCAAGTTATATATAGGCACGAGTGAGCCTATCCAGAAATACAGAcaagaaaattttatacaattttacaatG GTACTGAAGATTTCTTAATAGACACGCCTGgatgtttcataccaaattatatGAAAACCATGAAATTCAAAGAAGTGCACGATACCAAGAAACGGTGTGGTGAACGAACagtatttattaagaagatATCAAATGACGTAGTATTGTTTACAATCAACGAAATTAAAATGAGATATTATACAAAGAAGAAGTATTCATGTTGCTTCCAATTCGCTGGTCCGTCTTATGTTTCAGGAAAGATAGATTATACTTCATTGAG atattcaagttgtatagattttaaaaatggaacggaAACAGTTCTGAAGGAGGAAGTAATAACTGTAAAGTGCACACACAATTCAGATAAAAAACTGATAATCTACGAAGACGCATATGCAatactgaaaaaaattaaaagaacttaTGAAAAACGGGATGACGAAAGACCttggaacattttaatattaggaATGGATACCATTTCAAGAGGTCGTGCTTACAGCAGTTTGCCAAAAACAACTGATTATATGTTAAGACACGACTGGTTAGACTATAGAGGATACCAAAAG GTAGGATACAACACATTCCCGAATGTAATGTCTTTATTGACTGGCAAGAACATGTCAACAATATACAAAGCCTGCTCATCGGGCATGGATAAATGCAACCATATGATTTTATGGTCACAATTTCAAAAGGCCGGTTACGTAACCGCTACTGGTGAAGATTACTTGAGACTACCAGACACTTTTGGTAAATACGGATATAAAACGTCACCCACTGATCATTACTTACGGCCACTCTTTCTGACAGGAGAACATTCGTATGGGAATCTTGTATGCACGAAGAAAATGGCATCGCCGAATCACATCCTCGATTACGCTACAGCGTTTTCAGATACTTACAAAGACGATAAATTCTTTGGGATGTTTTGGTTTAATTCATATAGTCATAATCTAGAGAATAAACCTCAACTCATTGATGATGCAATCGTTAATTTCTTCAATAACCTCAACAGCTCAGGCGTAATGAACAATACTTTTATACTTTTCTTAAGCGATCATGGAATGCGGTACGGCAAAATGAGAGAACAAGTCGAATCGTATTACGCGGAACGTCTACCGATGCTTTTCATGTGGGTCCCTGACGATTTCCGAAAAATGCACTTACAAGAATACACAAATTtagaaatcaatcaaaatcgTTTAATAACGCCGTATGACTTACGCTTAACACTATGGGACATAATGGTCAAGTCGAAAATTACAACAGATAAAATTGATTCTGAAGCTTGTCCAAAGTGTGATagcatttttaatgaaataagtcCATATAGAAATTGCGCAGACGCAAACGTCGACGAAAAATGGTGCACGTGTCATACAATGAAAAGCGTCGATCAAAAAGATAAAGACGTAAAACTTAGTATCGATTTCGTtgtaacatatttacaaaataaaaccaaatatataGAGACGACTTCGTGCATGAAATGCGCAGTGTtaagtttaaaaacaattttacgaACGCACACATACCGCGACGAATCTTTTAACAGCACATATTTTGTATTAGCATTATTGATGACTCCAGCCAATATCGGTTATGAAGCTACGATTGTAAAACGTAATGGAGAATTGAGTATCATGCAGCCTACTTATACAATAACAAGTTATAACACCAGAGGTAATTGCGTTATTGAACCAAATCATCGTTCCTATTGTGTTTGTGAAAAAACAgccaaatgtaaaattaaacactaa